The Sesamum indicum cultivar Zhongzhi No. 13 linkage group LG1, S_indicum_v1.0, whole genome shotgun sequence genome includes a window with the following:
- the LOC105163438 gene encoding glyoxylate/succinic semialdehyde reductase 2, chloroplastic: MAKILMVKPSCTNHYYLTTAAILSPPKAALSLSKSMAACSSFCPQRPLQFRRKPISSLPIKTQFSVQVKAFSSQESSAPPKDEIPARVGFLGLGIMGSPMAQNLIKAGCDVTVWNRTKSKCDTLISLGAKYKSSPEEVAASCDVTFAMLADPKSAVDVACGKHGAASGMSPGKGYVDVSTVDGETSKLISAHIKSTGALFLEAPVSGSKKPAEDGQLIFLTAGDKSLYETSAPLLDIMGKSRFYLGDVGNGAAMKLVVNMIMGSMMASFSEGLLLSEKVGLDPKVLVEVISQGAISAPMYSVKGPSMVQSLYPTAFPLKHQQKDLRLALGLAESVSQPTPIAAAANELYKVAKAHGLSDDDFSAVIEALKVKLQERP, translated from the exons atGGCCAAGATTCTAATGGTGAAGCCCAGCTGCACAAACCATTATTATCTAACCACTGCTGCAATTCTTTCACCCCCAAAAGCTGCACTTTCACTATCAAAATCCATGGCTGCGTGCTCAAGCTTTTGCCCCCAGAGACCACTCCAATTTAGACGCAAGCCCATTTCTAGTCTTCCCATTAAAACCCAATTCTCCGTCCAAGTTAAGGCCTTTTCTTCTCAAGAATCGAGTGCACCTCCCAAAg ATGAAATTCCAGCTCGGGTTGGCTTTCTTGGTCTTGGAATTATGGGCTCTCCAATGGCTCAAAATCTCATAAAAGCAGG ATGTGATGTTACTGTTTGGAATAGGACCAAAAGCAAATGCGATACCCTTATCTCCTTGGGTGCAAA ATATAAATCCTCACCTGAGGAAGTAGCCGCCTCTTGCGATGTCACATTTGCAATGCTTGCCGATCCTAAAAGCGCA GTGGATGTTGCATGCGGAAAGCATGGAGCTGCAAGTGGCATGAGTCCTGGAAAAGG TTATGTAGATGTCTCCACTGTCGATGGCGAGACTTCCAAATTGATCAGTGCACATATCAAATCTACAGGAGCGCTATTTCTGGAG GCTCCAGTTTCAGGCTCAAAAAAGCCAGCTGAAGACGGACAGTTAATTTTTCTTACTGCAG GTGACAAATCTCTATACGAAACTTCTGCTCCGCTTTTAGACATCATGGGAAAG tCAAGATTTTATCTTGGAGATGTCGGAAATGGAGCTGCAATGAAACTTGTCGTCAATATGATAATGGGAAG TATGATGGCATCGTTTTCCGAAGGATTGCTTCTTAGCGAGAAAGTTGGTCTGGACCCAAAAGTGCTGGTCGAG GTTATCTCCCAGGGTGCAATCAGTGCACCAATGTACTCTGTGAAAGGTCCTTCAATGGTTCAATCTCTCTACCCCACAGCATTTCCATTAAAGCATCAGCAGAAG GACCTTCGACTTGCTCTGGGACTAGCTGAATCAGTCTCCCAGCCCACGCCGattgcagcagcagcaaacGAGCTCTACAAAGTAGCAAAAGCACACGGTCTAAGTGATGATGATTTCTCGGCCGTGATTGAGGCACTGAAAGTGAAACTGCAAGAAAGACCATAG
- the LOC105163447 gene encoding myelin transcription factor 1: protein MEIVGADGSNIQIKPGQTRELGRARGLNSSDKTISRRHVSFSFPTFSDNQEIRLQFEVLGKNPIYVNKNNEVNISRRFERGVVEDGDMFCVSSKNPVWYTLRRSESGGQSVRQNDLESELAGTWESGSGLGGVEDLQQESVDISDIDPVKEFGLVVIGHEFDSYPKKMIRDIKNWDWFLEETGRDSDIDNDEDKKKRGSTRRKRKKGAENEDEEWTGESEDDKVFISKSKKPQRPKYMTRSKDRGKPTSKSKRTAVKINQEVDDEDVEDEDEDDETLGGFIVDDENLEEEEEVGDEEEEEEEELADGDEDE, encoded by the exons ATGGAAATAGTCGGTGCAGATGGgtcaaatattcaaatcaaaccGGGTCAGACCCGGGAACTCGGGAGAGCCCGCGGCCTGAATTCCTCTGATAAAACGATTTCTCGGCGCCACGTTTCCTTCTCCTTCCCCACATTTTCCGACAATCAAGAAATCCGCCTCCAGTTTGAAGTTCTTGGAAAGAATCCCATTTAcgtgaataaaaataatgaagtcAACATAAGTCGGAGGTTCGAAAGGGGCGTAGTGGAAGACGGCGATATGTTCTGCGTTTCTTCTAAGAATCCCGTTTGGTATACTTTGAGAAGATCTGAAAGTGGCGGTCAAAGTGTTCGACAGAATGATTTGGAGAGCGAGTTGGCTGGGACTTGGGAGAGTGGGAGTGGGTTAGGAGGTGTTGAAGATTTGCAGCAAGAGAGTGTGGATATTTCGGATATAGATCCTGTTAAAG AATTTGGGTTGGTGGTAATAGGACATGAGTTTGATTCCTATCCCAAGAAAATGATAAGGGACATCAAGAATTGGGACTGGTTTCTTGAGGAAACAGGAAGAGATAGTGATATTGATAATGATGAGgacaagaaaaaaaggggGAGTACGAGaaggaagaggaaaaaaggAGCAGAGAATGAAGACGAGGAGTGGACTGGAGAGAGTGAAGATGACAAAGTGTTTATTAGCAAGTCCAAGAAGCCTCAAAGGCCAAAATATATGACAAGGTCCAAGGATCGTGGCAAACCAACAAGCAAGAGCAAACGCACTGCAGTGAAGATAAACCAAGAAGTGGATGATGAAGATGTTGAAGATgaggatgaagatgatgagACGTTGGGAGGTTTCATTGTCGATGATGAAAACTtggaagaggaggaagaagtTGGTgatgaggaggaagaggaagaagaagaattagCAGATGGAGATGAAGATGAATGA
- the LOC105163455 gene encoding uncharacterized protein LOC105163455, translating into MSVKPTVALRAILVGGIAAFAKIGGAMKAAGGAKIGAAAAAVTAAATAAVSGPKQDPKTAPPQSSK; encoded by the coding sequence ATGTCGGTAAAACCAACGGTTGCATTAAGAGCCATACTTGTAGGAGGAATTGCTGCATTTGCTAAAATTGGCGGTGCAATGAAAGCTGCCGGTGGAGCAAAGATTGGCGCTGCAGCTGCTGCTGTGACTGCTGCAGCAACCGCAGCCGTTTCAGGACCAAAACAAGACCCAAAGACTGCTCCTCCACAATCTTCAAAATGA